CAAGTCTATTTAAAGAACAAATTGTCAAAAAGCCCATACTAGAGTGACTGGAATTTTGAACATATGATAGCAAAAACAGAGTCATTGGAATTTTGAAGCTCCAGCAACTTAAAGCATACTTCTACAGCGCCCACTTGCAATGTGACCATCCCCGCCAAATATGACTTAAGGTCAGAGGCTGATACCGAGCAAATTAGGAGCGGGATCTTTCTCGAGTTGGAGGTGAAAGGCTGCATTGTAAACAAAATGATATGAACTTATAAAGCAAGAGAGTAATTGTTGCAGCTTGTATCGAAGAGCATAGATATGTGGAAAGGAgagctaaaaaagaaaaaagagtgaaTAAAGCTGCAAACCTCCTGTGTCGTTCTGGAAGAGGACTTTCTGCTGCAGCATATCCAGGACTATCTATTTCTTCAGGTTTAGACCTTGGGCTGCGGCCACGATAACCATCTGGGCTATATTTCCCTCTCCTCCCTACCCTCGGGGGACTAGGGCCAGATTCCAAAAGTCCTTCCTCTGGTGGACTGTTCACCTGACCATTTTCAGAACCATCTCTCAGCCTTCGAGGGTTTGGACTATGGCCATTTCCATGATCAGGGTTCCTCTCCTTTCTCATGTTTGGACTACGGCCACTGGCATACCCAAAATCCCTTTCCCTATGATTGGGATTTGGACTAGGGCGACGGCCATAATCAGGGCTTGACCTACCTTGACGGATTGGACTTGGGCTACGGGCCCGTCCACGACCATAATCAGGACTCCCCCTCTCTCTTCCATAAGGACTCCGAGATCGGCCTCGGTCATAACCTCTCTTAAGACCCCTATCGCGGTTTCTATCAGGGCTAAACCCATTTCTCCTGTCATCATCATCTTTATTTGCATATTCAACTGTAATGACTTGATCCATCAGTTTACTGCATCAGAAAGAAAAAGACGAACAACAAACAATGGTCAACAATGGTAGTGGAAAACTACGAAAAAGTTTGATCAGAATAACCACACTACAACATATCATTAAGAAAATACCTCATGTTTGTAGCATCCAAGGCTCTAGTAGCATCCTCCTGAGTTTCATATTGAACAAATGCAAAATTCCTTCTAATCCTTATATTGAGTATTTTTCCATATGGATCAAAGTGCCTCTCTATATCCCTGCTCCTAGTACTATATGGATCAAAATTTATTACAAACAAAGTCTTCGAAGGTTTGACACTAGATGAAGATTTCCTTGAAGTCTCTGGCCTCCTACTGTTACGCTCTTCCTGCAGCATAGCCATTTGAGAACACCAAGTGAATTTAATGATTTTTCAAGGGGAGATATGGATTTCCAGACCAAAAAAAGGATTACCTTTGACCACTCAATGCGAAGTCTGCGTCCCTTTCTGCCAAACTCTATACGGTCAAGTCCACGAATAGCATCCTCCGCATCTCTTTCATCATCCATGTACACAAAAGCAAAACCTGAAACCCACCCCAAGAAACACCATAAGATTAAATAAAAACTCCAagcaaaaagagaagaagactccagtgaaatatttttcagtattaaaataaataagaagataTTCCATCCAACAGAGATGTAAACCATCTTAACTTAACATCTCAATTATAAAACCACTCTGTCAAAACTAGAAATTTTTTACAAGTAAAATCAGCAACAGACCTTTGGTGGTGGACTAACAGATTTCAAGTAAAGGTGCATGTCACATGAGGGAACAATGTAAAGAAAGTGCCTTCTCCATTTTAATCTGCTGCCTCAGCATCGAGGTCGGCATTGTGAGTTGTGACAAGTCTGTAAAATGAAGGCTGGGGAAAATTCTGGATTGGAAAGCAATAATGACTGAGGAAAACGTATGATTGTGATGCCATGATGGATCAGAGAGCTCTTCTTGGAGACAAGAAGAGAACACTTGTCACAGCTAGGAAATGAAATGAGACTCCGTCCATCAGCCATGATAGTGTGGACATTGCAATGTTATCCTGCGCCAAAGAATAATTGAGTATGGGGGTTCATACTTAAAAACACTTCTTTGTAAACATATCCTAGCACCCATAAAAAACTACACATCTTCTGTTATTGAGCCAAATGATCTGAACAGATCTTCGTCCCAGTGCTGTCACAATGTGAAGTATGATCAAGGTGTCCCCTAGCATACCAATTTTCAGTTATTCAAGTCCTTGGACAGTTGAAACTATGGGATAAATGCCGGTGAGGACTTCTGAAACTCTAAAATCATCAATACTCAGAAGAAAATGAACTACAAAGTACGACATGCTTTGCCATCATGAATCAACTGCTTCGCCACCACATCAGCTTTACTGGTTGCTTGTGACCAAAATATCTAGAGCCATAGACAACATAGAACCTAGACGAAGCTTACCAGGTAATAATTTAATCCAGAACTACATTCTCGGATTGGATACAACATGGTGTACTGCAGTATGTCAAGGCGTGATATGCAACGGGTGGAGACAATCACCTTGCACAACTCAGTTCATGCCTCAGTTTGCAGTTGCATGAACTATGGAGGTAACAACTCTCAAATAAAAACTGTCCAGACAGCTGGAAGTGAAATTTTCCAGTATCCCACTAGACGGTCTACTCAGGCACCTTGCTGGAGGATGATTAGATACATGATCCAAACTGACCCGCAATATAGGAGGATCATATATTAAATTCACAaggtcaaaataaaaaataaaaaatatatacatatagaaATAACGCCACCACAAAAGGAAGGCTTTAATTGAATTTAGCTAGCCATAAAACCACCAATTCATCTTACATAAAAACTTTTTTGGTATAGGTAACATATATAATCTTGTAGGACTGAGATTCAGGACATGAAAAGTACATATGGATAAATAGTTCTGGACACCGTAAACTCAACCAGATGACAAATCAGCCCTCCAGATAGATAGCACGACATCTAGATAGAGAACACATAAAATCAAGAGTTTCGAGGCTTACCGGATTTCATATCCACCCTATCCACTTTCCCATATCTTCTGAAAAGCCTCTCCAACTCTGACTGTCTGGCGTTATACTCAACATTCCCACAGAAAATAGGCCTCATCCTGTCTGAGTAGAATATCTCAAGATTCTTTCCAACCTGAAATCATACAAGAAATATTACTCGTGAGCAGGGAAGAGAAACAAACTAAGTTAGTCCAACTACAGCAAACATAATGTTCATCATCACCACAGATAAAAAAAGTGCCACGAAACATCAGCAAGCAACGGCAGCAATCATGCATCATTGTGCATCCTTTTAAATAGTTGTTTCTGTATACTATAActagtaataatattatttgTGAAGTAAACGTGATAAAAGTTTTGACAATTCAGCATAATAGTTGCTAGATATGTTCCACTTAAAATGATAACTTACTACCAAAAGCTTAAGACAACCAATAATAGCTATAGCATTCCTTAATTCTAATATATTACAATTTCTTAGATCAAAAGTTACCATACCCAAAGAGTTCAGGAATTATGGCTTTTTCCGAGAACAATTTAGATATATAGGGTCATTTCATTTTTCAAGAGAATGAAATGATAGATTAAGATGTTACTCATACAATTAAAACCGGATGATTGGAATGGAGAAATCCTGCATAAGTGTTATGTGATAGAAGGATGACTACCACAGTAACAGATAAGTCCTAAAGAAAAGTTATCATACCGGCATTGTTATATGGCAGTGAATACTGGACCGCTAAAGTCCAGCATATCTACAAGATGAATGTTGCAATCATACAAGATTAGATAAGATTAAAAATGGAACATTTGCCATAAGATGCAAGTAGCACACATTGAGGATAAAATGAGAGAATATAGCTTAAAATTGTTTGGTCATGTCTTGCATCAACCTACAAACACACTGGTCAATAGGTGCCAAACTATGGTATATTAAGGTGTTAAAAGGATATGAGATAGACCTAAAATCACAAACGGAAACTACCTTTAGAGACCTAAAATTGTTGAAATCAACTCAGCTTAGCTAGAGATAGGGCACAACAGAAGAAATAGATTCAAATAGGAAATATCTACTAGCTGATTTTGAAGCTATTGCTTTTCTAGAAGCAGGTTATTTAGGATCAACTTCATGAATCCTTTATATGGATTTGATCAATTTGATCATGGTACTAAATAATTTGCCTGTTAACATAGACTTGGTGTTTCTCTAATTCTCACACTTATCTCCTATATGACATACAAGTCTTTCCACACAAAACATGCTTAAAAGAAATTGTTGCTTCTTCCACCTAAATGTATCATCTCTATTTTTTATACTCATGGTGTCTGGACCAACTTTcgcgcacctcgactaattccacgggatAACTATCACTTCCCGCCAATAAAAGATACCAGGTACAGTCCACCAATGCTTAGAATAGATGGAAAGAACTGacctaatatttatttttaatctcTGCTGAAATTTTAGTACCTGAGACCTTAGGGTTCTCAACccaacccacttcattgaccattaGAACACACCCAGGTGCTCCACCTAAATATATCTCCATGTTATGCGAACACCTTACAGTTACACTCCATCTTCTCGTGTGGAAATCAGGCACCAAAAATGCTAGTAGACAAAGTTGACAAATCTCTCTTTTTTTGAATGATGGTGGTGTCCAAGCTACCCTGCACAAGCCTCAACTATTCCACCAAGTACCTGCTAACTCCCCATTCCCCAAGGCATATTAAGGAAAAGAAATCACTTACCAGTACTTTTTGCCGAACTCGAGACCTAGGGTTCTCCTCCCACTTAATTGACCATAACACCGCACCCTCGCTTACCCATAACTGAATACATCATTCATAAAACCCATTAAAGTTAGGTTGAAACAGCTCATGGTCAACTTCAACAACCCTAGTCTACAACTTTCAGTTTCATTTGACTTATCTGATACTTCAACGATTAAAACCCTTCACTTTCCATTCTTAACACCAACACAAACAAAGCAATTTCCTAACCTAAAAAATACAAATCCTCAACAAAATCcttaattttgttttgaaaaaaatcattCAACCAAACAAACCAACAATTAAAACAATTCATTCCTCCACATAGAATATAAACCTTTTCTTAATTAATccaagtcaaaaaaaaaatagattcaaCATTTCCCTTTATACTTAACTGATTTCTACAAAATTAAAACAGATCTGAGAAACAGAACAGTAAAATTAGTAGATCTGATTGATAAATTAGAGAGCGATGAAGAATTGTCACCTCTTTCGAAAGTCCAAGCAATCGTGAAGTAGAGCGAGAGCTTCGAGGCTGAGTGGAAATATCTCTGAAGACGCTACCTGTAGTTATAAACAGCAGAGGCGAGTTTTTTGtattgaccaaaatacccttctgGTGATTTTATAATATCTATAGTCGttaataatttgtataatttttatcttattttatcgAAAATATTTAGTTGGAAAATGAAGTAAAGATTAttcttttacaaaaaaaaataattttaaatgtgTCATGATACATATTTGTGTGGttgtaaaattattattaaaggtaaaatgaaaaatttattcACGAACAGATGAGGTTTAAGatagtatatgatatatgttaatttatgtgatataatTTAACCTAATATTAAGTTTAAGAAagatatgagaattttgaaaattgtaattttaaacatgatatatcatttttttagcGATAAAAATTTTCAATAAACTTTTCAACTTAATATTAAGTTTAAGAaatatatgagaattttgaaaattgtaattttaaatatgatataTCATTTTTATGGCGATAAAACTTTTGAAGATTATGACCTTAAATATGTCATAACATTCGTGTGGTTAGTCTTTCCAAATTTAGTACACTACTATCATTTTTTCcaaaacaaattcaaaaaaaaagtataacaTAAATCGGACGGAGAAAGTATTGTATTTGTTATAGTATATAACCAAAGGTTACGATGGGATAGTAGATACCCCTCCATTTTCAACTAAAGGGCTTCAGGTTGGGGCGCTTATAATATAGTTGTCTTTGCCCCGAAGTGAGACTTCTCGATATGAACCCAAATTATTCTACCTCAAAACGAATACCGAAAACCAAATGAAAACGACATACTAACTTAAGCAAACTGTCAACACATTGATTCATTAAAATTTAAGGAATTAATTTCAGAAAATTGAAAACATATCATAATCCCAAAAGAACCATAAAAAGAAATACTAAAGCAAAACATCGATTTGTCTCTAGCACCAACAGTTTTTGTTGCTATGAAACTGTCACTTAAATATACTAACTATTGAACTAAATATGTTTTGCTCATCTTCATAAGGACATGAAAAGGTacaatgtaatcccacaagtgaagTCTCGAAAGGATAAGATGTACGCACACCAAatccaaaaaagaaataatcGCCCTTACGTTGCTGCAAAAATGTAACAGCAAAATGTATAGTCAAGTTTACATTTGACATCTAATAATTCATAAATTCAATGTTTGAAACgaaattaaaaaaccaaagAATTACCTCAGTAGTAGGTCTGGCCAAACTCCCCATCAACCTTGGGTCAGCATAGCCTGCGTGAATCGtttttaaatttagaaaaagaaagaaagagaggatGTGATGGGACATTATGAAGTTGAGATACGCCACCCTCCACAGATTAGTAAATTTCTACGCTTTTAGTGTACTTTTTTTGTCAAAGTGTTTCCGAAAAAAGTTCTCCTAGTAAGTAACAATGTATTTGGCTAATCAATATGAAAAGCACTTTCCTCAGTATTAGAGAAGCAATTTGTGTTCGGCCAAACTTTCAAAAGTGAATCCTACTCAAAAACACTATCTTTCTCCTAGAAGTTTGGCCAAACACCTCAATTCTATAGAATAAGCACTTTTGGCTTCCACAAGCTTGGCCAAACAAGTTATAAGTCGGTCATTTGCAAAAAGATATTTAGGATTTAAATACATCCAGTTGGATGGTACAAAGGCTAGGATTAGATATATTCTCAAGTACAAGGAGAATACATGCAAAAATGCATAACTTTAAATTCTTGCCATCAAACTATAGTTCGGCTGATCTATCACTttcatctttaaaaaaattgattctaAGCATTGGTGAGTTTCAATGAACAACGAAATATGATAATACTTGTTAGTTATAAAATGTATGCGCAAATGAGAACCTACAATGAGCAAACCAATACATTGCAGCACTCATATTCTTTATATAGATGATGAAAAAGAAACTTGCCTTGAAGGGTATTTGATCAAATCATTGCAAATAGTCCTCCTTCTCCATGCCCTGATTAAAACCATCATCGAAGTTGACACCCACCTCATCTTCATTGTTTCGCTACATACATTGTGATGATGTgcaaagtaaatattataaaaaggaTCATCCACCAAATAGTTATGAGGATCAATTATGAGCTTCAACAAGCATATTCAACTCCGAAAAAAATTTAAGTTGCATTAATTTTGTGACGTAATATCTAGATCTCTAAATTCAAATTCATTCCCTACTAGCTTTCTTGGTCTTCCTTTGGGTGCAAAATTAAAATCCCCTGGAGTTTGGAATGGTGTCAAAGAAAAGGTTGAAAGGAGATTGACAACTTGGCAATTACAGTCCATGGTAGCATTCCCACATACTTCATGTCACTATACCCTATGCCTAGTTCAGTGTTGAAGCAGATAGACAAACTAAGGAGGAATATCTTATGGGAGGATAATTGTCAGACTCACAAGTTTTTCATTGGTAAAGTAGGTCCAAGTCACTCAGCCAAAATCACAAGGGGGTCTTGGTATAAGAAATTTGAGTCTACACAACAAGAGCATGCTAATGAAATGGTTATGGAGATATGGTCATGAAGATACAACAGTATGGAGGATGGTATGATGCCAAGTTTGGAACCCACAGTCATTGGTGTTCTAAAACAGACTTAGGAACTCATGGAGTTGGCCTATGgaaacatttttattttttttagaaataaaaaagtAGTAACCTATGAAAACATAGCAGTCACCCTCAAGCAGGCTTTTTCAAGAATATCTCCTATAAAGTGGCAATGGATCTCAAACAAAATTCTGGAAGGATAAATGGCTTGGTAACAATGCTCTTAAAGACTCTTATCCTGGATTATTCCTGATAGCAACCAATAAAGACCTAGAGTCAGATGTCATACAGAGATCAATAATTCTTGGAGCCCTCTATTCAGAAGGAACCTTTTTGATAGGTAAATCAATGACCTCCTCACATTGTTAGCCACTCTGAAACACTACACAATTGTACAGCAGCGAGACAGAATGGTATGGAGGGACTGGATAAATGGGCAGTTCACAGTCAAGGACAACTACAATATCATGTGCTCTCAAAATGGTATGCTTGACAAGTGGCCTTGGAAGCATGTCTGGAAGATCAAAACACCTCCAAAGGTCACCTGCTTCATCTGGATTGGTTTAAATGAAGCAGCTCTAACACAGGACAATCTTAATATAGGAAAAATTGCCTTAGTCAATAGATGCTATATGTGCCTATAGGATTCAGCAAGTGTCAATCATCTGCATTTACCTTGCACATTTGCAGCAGATATCTGGAACTTTTTTCTGTCTATTTTCGGGCTACAGTGGGCCCTTCCACATTCTACCAATGATGTTTTCACAAGTTGGACTTTTTGGAGGGTTGACAAATCCATCAAGAAGATCTGGAGAAGAATTCAGCAGTAATTTTTTGGTGTGTCTAGCATGGAAGGAACCGCAGGTGCTTTGATTCGATTTCAACTCCAACTCACTTTGATTCGATTTCAATCCAACTCACTCATTGAAATCAAGATGTCTAGTTCATTTGTTCAGTTGGTACTATAACTCTCCTGTAATTAGTATTGATAGTTTTTTTGACTTTGTAAGCTCCTTGATTTTAGTTTGGACTTTATTGTACTGGAGCTAACCATCTTTTGTACCTTTTTTCTCACATAGCATCtttcttcatttaaaaaaaaaatgatctcTACATTATTCTTAAATCGTTCCATAATTACTTTCAAATTGAGAGAAGATCAAGTTCAACCTCGAAAAAACATGAATTATCAGACAATAAGGAAGAGTATAGGTTTTACTTTTGATTGCATAATTGCAAAGCATAAAGAAAAATGCTCAAGAAATGTATACCTGATGAGGTTGAGCATTCCCTTGATTCATGAAAGAAGCACTAAGATCATCAATGCCCTGTGATCCTTGCGTAGCATTAACGTTGTGAAAGACAGAATAGTTACGAACTGGATCGAGCACAGCATCAACTTCTTTCCCCCTGCAAACATCATTAACAAATACAGATATAGCTTAAAGCTAAGATTAATGCCTGAAGAAGTGGTTATTAGGTGGAACCATACGTACTTATTCTTAAGATGTTGTAGACTGCCTGTCAGATAACCTGTTGAAGAGTGAATCAATGAGGTGGGGATCCTAGACTGCACTCTAAAATTCTCTTGATGAAATTGGCTATATTTACCAAGCGTTCCAGATGCAATGGTCGATTGATTCGCCCTACTGGTTAAGTTTATGTCAGGAACTTGGATTCTACAGCTTGCATCAGTACCTCGTCGCAAGGACATACGATATTTCTGCAAAGTTAGAACAAATTGCTTGATATGAATAGAGGAATTGATGATTAGGAGAGAACAAATTAAAAACGCTAAGTTTTAGTAATGATGATTTAGAGTCAGCAATTCTGTCATCA
This region of Solanum dulcamara chromosome 9, daSolDulc1.2, whole genome shotgun sequence genomic DNA includes:
- the LOC129902288 gene encoding serine/arginine-rich splicing factor RS31-like, coding for MRPIFCGNVEYNARQSELERLFRRYGKVDRVDMKSGFAFVYMDDERDAEDAIRGLDRIEFGRKGRRLRIEWSKEERNSRRPETSRKSSSSVKPSKTLFVINFDPYSTRSRDIERHFDPYGKILNIRIRRNFAFVQYETQEDATRALDATNMSKLMDQVITVEYANKDDDDRRNGFSPDRNRDRGLKRGYDRGRSRSPYGRERGSPDYGRGRARSPSPIRQGRSSPDYGRRPSPNPNHRERDFGYASGRSPNMRKERNPDHGNGHSPNPRRLRDGSENGQVNSPPEEGLLESGPSPPRVGRRGKYSPDGYRGRSPRSKPEEIDSPGYAAAESPLPERHRSLSPPTRERSRS